In Neoarius graeffei isolate fNeoGra1 chromosome 17, fNeoGra1.pri, whole genome shotgun sequence, a single window of DNA contains:
- the LOC132901255 gene encoding zona pellucida sperm-binding protein 4-like codes for MASTGLSLVLFLVSNTFASLLPVKLPPQGPWVSLKPTLQTPGQVDKCQVQDYERVPCGEPGIKATPCNAINCCFDRQGCYYGKIVTVQCTLDGQFVVVVARDVTVPRISLDSISLLGGNAGPCSPVDSNTAFAIYQFPVTACGTTMKVELGYVVYENKMLSSYEVGVGPRGSITRDTHYEFYFQCKYSGVGFGALAIETSSNLDPLPVVASGPFQVELRLGKGLCVTKGCVEEQVAYTSYYSATDHSVTKVLREPVYVEVHIAGRTDPNIILVLGNCWATTSPNPYSLPQWDLLVNGCPSEDDHYLTKLIPVTGASGLAYPTHYRRFVLKMFTFVDQASVTPLLEMLYIHCSTSVCLPSTQDSCEPMCTRKRDLAITEEGSPGVSGMVSSGGVIFTQAQKFL; via the exons ATGGCAAGTACAGGGTTAAGTTTGGTGCTTTTTCTTGTAAGCAATACATTTGCATCCTTGCTACCTGTAAAACTACCTCCTCAAGGTCCTTGGGTTTCCTTGAAACCTACTTTACAGACACCTGGTCAGGTTGATAAATGCCAAGTGCAAGACTATGAAAGGGTTCCTTGTGGGGAACCTGGTATAAAGGCTACACCATGCAATGCTATAAACTGCTGTTTTGATAGACAGGGGTGCTATTATGGGAAAATTG TGACTGTCCAGTGTACCCTTGATGGCCAGTTTGTGGTGGTGGTAGCCAGAGATGTAACAGTTCCCAGGATAAGCCTGGATTCTATCAGCCTGTTGGGAGGAAATGCAGGACCCTGTAGTCCTGTTGACTCCAATACAGCCTTTGCTATATACCAGTTTCCTGTAACTGCTTGTGGGACTACCATGAAG GTAGAACTTGGTTATGTGGTTTATGAAAACAAGATGCTTTCCTCTTATGAAGTTGGAGTTGGACCTCGTGGCTCAATTACAAGAGACACTCACTATGA GTTTTACTTCCAGTGTAAATATTCAGGTGTTGGTTTTGGGGCTCTAGCTATTGAGACTTCATCCAATCTTGATCCTCTGCCTGTTGTTGCTTCTGGACCATTCCAAGTAGAACTAAGGCTAGGAAAAGGCTTGTGTGTCACCAAGGGTTGTGTAGAAG AACAAGTAGCTTATACCTCCTACTACAGTGCTACTGACCACTCTGTGACAAAGGTTCTGCGGGAGCCTGTGTATGTTGAAGTACACATTGCTGGGAGAACTGACCCAAATATTATCCTTGTTTTGGGTAACTGCTGGGCAACCACTTCCCCTAACCCCTACAGCCTTCCCCAGTGGGACCTTCTGGTGAATGG ATGCCCATCTGAAGATGACCATTATCTGACCAAGCTGATACCAGTGACTGGGGCATCTGGGCTTGCATACCCTACCCATTACAGACGCTTTGTCCTGAAGATGTTTACATTTGTGGATCAGGCCTCTGTGACTCCACTGCTAGAGATG CTCTACATCCACTGCAGTACATCTGTCTGTCTTCCGAGTACACAAGACTCCTGTGAGCCAATGTGCACTAGAA AAAGAGATCTTGCTATAACAGAAGAGGGCTCTCCTGGTGTATCAGGAATGGTGTCAAGTGGAGGAGTGATCTTTACTCAAGCTCAGaagtttctttga